From a region of the Nitrospira sp. genome:
- a CDS encoding glycosyltransferase family 2 protein yields MTPPSCPWASVIIPIKDERDNLSPLITGLLKVMDSHELSRSRPYEILFVDDGSSDGSSDELDRLAREHSNVRVFHFDRNYGKTCALEAGFHQSSGEIIIQIDGDLQQDSEDILKLLPYTASHDVVCGWRQQRQDGVVKKLSSKIANRVRNVFTHDGMHDTGCPLKIFRRPVLERIRLFEGMHRFFPALALMHGFKVTEVPVRHYPRLHGVSKYGMGNRLFKSLYDLIAVRWMQDRVLLYKFRDK; encoded by the coding sequence ATGACGCCGCCATCCTGCCCTTGGGCCTCAGTGATCATCCCGATCAAGGATGAACGAGACAACCTGTCTCCCCTCATCACCGGTCTCTTGAAAGTCATGGATTCGCATGAACTGTCGCGCTCCCGCCCTTACGAGATCCTCTTCGTGGACGACGGCAGCAGCGACGGCAGCAGCGACGAGCTGGACCGATTGGCGCGCGAACATTCCAATGTGCGGGTGTTCCACTTCGACCGGAATTATGGCAAAACCTGTGCGCTGGAAGCCGGTTTTCACCAATCCTCCGGCGAGATCATTATCCAAATAGACGGCGATCTCCAGCAAGACAGCGAAGACATCTTGAAACTCCTCCCTTATACGGCGTCGCACGACGTGGTGTGTGGGTGGAGGCAACAGCGGCAAGACGGCGTGGTGAAGAAACTCTCGTCCAAGATTGCGAATCGGGTGCGGAATGTCTTTACCCATGACGGCATGCACGACACGGGTTGCCCCCTCAAGATCTTCCGACGGCCTGTCTTGGAGCGGATCCGGCTCTTCGAAGGGATGCACCGGTTTTTTCCTGCGCTTGCCTTGATGCATGGATTCAAGGTGACGGAGGTGCCGGTCAGACATTATCCGCGCCTCCATGGCGTGTCCAAGTACGGAATGGGCAATCGCCTGTTCAAGTCGCTGTACGACCTGATCGCGGTGCGATGGATGCAGGATCGCGTGTTGCTCTACAAATTTCGTGACAAGTGA
- a CDS encoding lipid-A-disaccharide synthase N-terminal domain-containing protein: MTTETIWLGIGFLGQGLFFGRWLVQWIASERSSESRVPISFWYMSLIGGLITLAYAIYRMDPVFISGQGLGAVVYLRNLALIYRADQTKNQSGPQT, encoded by the coding sequence ATGACGACTGAGACAATCTGGCTCGGTATCGGCTTCCTCGGCCAAGGGCTCTTTTTTGGTCGTTGGTTGGTTCAGTGGATCGCCTCCGAGCGAAGCTCGGAAAGCCGCGTGCCCATTTCCTTTTGGTACATGAGTCTCATTGGAGGGCTGATTACGCTCGCCTACGCGATCTATCGAATGGACCCAGTCTTTATTTCCGGACAAGGGCTCGGAGCGGTTGTGTATCTGCGCAACCTAGCCCTGATTTACCGCGCGGATCAAACCAAGAACCAGTCCGGGCCTCAGACATGA
- a CDS encoding glycosyltransferase family 39 protein: MDRTPSQSIQLLLLLLLSGLLFFIGLGSMGLTDRDEGRNAEAGREMFASGDLITPTFNGELRVAKPVFVYWLMTLSYHLFGVNEFAARAPSALFGVALILMHYLFLSRLRGPTVGLFGALMLLLNIEMLALGRMAITDSVLIFFTTMSLYGFWLGLHESGAGRHWIWGFYAGMAFATLTKGPVGFAVPLITALLYLAATRQWLLFWQRGAPILGTLLFVVLAGPWYAAMFLIHGDAYSSQAKVHTVGRFLSPMEGHGGGWWFYFPVLLLGFYPWSAFLPAAFYRAYGSWREARSAGNHKDDSPEASEPSGSGNELEWFSALWIVGTFIFFSLSSTRLPHYIGPLFPACALLAALYWAQGLKEPSTKGLRGSIHFMMGIGYLVAIALASAPSLFHTFSGKMIKEFPLATQFDLGIGPYIGAAIVVVAMGLIGYFGLNDDRRGLAFGVAGGALASVFLLAILAVVPGLNRYAIAPPQELAYAAGLNLNPTDQFVTFGTTRPSIAFYARRPVIFIPSGETARLRTALSREGRTMILLPESFQDALPKEAANFQPILKRYGYVLLGNQQMVTVPKGADTVSPPPPKTLGH; the protein is encoded by the coding sequence ATGGATCGTACCCCTTCTCAATCCATACAGCTGCTGCTGCTTCTGCTCCTGTCGGGTCTGCTCTTTTTCATCGGCCTCGGCAGTATGGGCCTGACAGATCGAGACGAAGGCCGCAATGCGGAAGCCGGCCGTGAAATGTTCGCCTCGGGCGATCTGATCACCCCGACCTTCAATGGCGAGCTGCGCGTCGCCAAACCGGTCTTCGTGTACTGGCTGATGACGCTGTCCTACCATCTGTTCGGCGTGAACGAGTTTGCCGCACGTGCGCCATCAGCCTTGTTTGGAGTGGCGTTGATCCTGATGCACTATCTGTTTCTCTCCCGGCTGCGTGGCCCAACCGTCGGTCTGTTCGGCGCGTTGATGTTGCTGCTGAATATCGAAATGCTGGCGCTTGGACGCATGGCGATCACCGATAGCGTCTTAATCTTCTTTACGACCATGTCGCTCTACGGCTTTTGGCTCGGCCTCCACGAATCAGGCGCTGGACGTCATTGGATCTGGGGCTTTTATGCCGGGATGGCTTTCGCGACCTTGACAAAAGGACCTGTGGGATTCGCCGTGCCCCTGATCACGGCCCTACTCTATCTCGCCGCAACACGGCAATGGCTGCTCTTTTGGCAAAGAGGCGCGCCCATCCTCGGCACCTTGCTGTTCGTCGTCTTAGCCGGTCCTTGGTATGCCGCCATGTTCCTCATCCATGGAGATGCCTACTCCTCTCAAGCGAAGGTCCACACGGTGGGACGATTCCTCAGTCCGATGGAAGGGCACGGAGGAGGATGGTGGTTCTATTTTCCCGTTTTGTTGCTCGGTTTTTATCCTTGGAGTGCCTTTTTGCCTGCTGCATTCTATCGAGCGTATGGGAGCTGGCGGGAGGCCCGTTCGGCTGGAAACCACAAGGACGATTCCCCTGAAGCGAGCGAACCATCAGGGTCCGGCAATGAATTGGAATGGTTCTCGGCACTGTGGATCGTCGGAACGTTCATCTTCTTTAGTCTCTCATCCACCCGTCTGCCCCACTATATCGGCCCGTTGTTTCCGGCCTGCGCGCTTCTGGCTGCATTGTATTGGGCTCAAGGCTTGAAGGAACCTTCCACAAAAGGACTCCGCGGGTCGATTCACTTCATGATGGGGATCGGCTATCTGGTCGCAATCGCGTTGGCAAGCGCCCCGTCCTTGTTCCACACATTTTCCGGGAAGATGATTAAAGAGTTTCCTCTCGCCACTCAATTCGATTTGGGTATCGGTCCTTATATCGGCGCAGCCATCGTTGTGGTGGCCATGGGACTGATCGGATATTTTGGGCTGAACGACGACAGACGCGGTCTCGCCTTTGGGGTTGCCGGAGGCGCGCTTGCGAGTGTCTTTCTACTCGCCATCCTGGCGGTTGTGCCCGGTCTCAATCGATACGCCATCGCCCCTCCGCAGGAGTTGGCCTATGCGGCAGGGCTCAACCTGAACCCAACCGACCAATTCGTCACGTTCGGCACAACGAGGCCCTCCATCGCCTTCTACGCAAGGCGGCCCGTGATCTTCATCCCCTCCGGAGAGACCGCCCGGCTACGCACGGCCTTGAGCAGGGAAGGTCGTACGATGATCCTGCTGCCGGAATCGTTTCAAGACGCCTTGCCGAAAGAGGCAGCAAATTTTCAGCCGATTCTGAAACGTTATGGCTATGTGTTGTTGGGCAATCAACAGATGGTCACCGTTCCCAAGGGCGCGGATACGGTTTCGCCGCCCCCGCCAAAAACCCTCGGTCACTAG
- a CDS encoding phosphatase PAP2 family protein — MIGDERFVTGSGDLKVLVPDRIPMSVLSQPSWKTASSLAAFGCACAALIISFLGLAQFDLPVIRYVRSVTIHLPWDQLTVPWMAFTSNTGDWIGQGWHLTAMSIILLAVAWAFEKPTLTVAAVQSLIAHGIAAVLANGIKHLIGRPRPKFVHSGDWQMTFSWTSGLDSFPSGHSTASFAVATVLAKRFPLFGPLCIAAAAFVALSRVLRGSHFPTDVVGGAILGVLSGFLAAAPWQQWRTSLQDGLRYAAIGTSTLFALLWTLSHRMDDGIVGVLFVVLGAVAIVGGLWLRRTYWFGGKESVTNRQMNTSTLLMAYGLAAMTTSPLVLSSVGFSCLAYWFSARDRFHESGEESPGWSVMWEGALLGGLALAALILVDARGVLPFQ, encoded by the coding sequence GTGATCGGCGATGAGCGATTCGTGACCGGCTCCGGGGATTTAAAAGTCCTCGTTCCAGATCGCATTCCGATGAGCGTGCTGTCTCAACCATCCTGGAAAACTGCCTCATCGCTCGCTGCATTCGGTTGCGCCTGTGCGGCACTGATTATCAGCTTCCTCGGCTTGGCCCAGTTTGATCTGCCTGTCATCCGGTATGTGCGATCAGTGACGATTCATCTCCCTTGGGATCAACTCACTGTTCCGTGGATGGCCTTCACCAGTAACACGGGAGACTGGATCGGCCAAGGATGGCATCTGACGGCCATGAGCATCATACTCCTCGCCGTCGCCTGGGCTTTCGAAAAGCCGACTCTCACGGTCGCCGCCGTCCAGTCGCTGATCGCCCATGGGATCGCGGCCGTACTGGCGAATGGGATCAAACACCTTATCGGGAGGCCTCGACCGAAGTTCGTCCATTCGGGAGATTGGCAGATGACCTTTTCGTGGACATCGGGGCTCGACTCCTTTCCGTCGGGGCATAGCACGGCCAGTTTTGCGGTTGCGACAGTTCTAGCCAAACGATTTCCCCTCTTCGGGCCGTTGTGTATCGCTGCGGCGGCTTTCGTGGCCCTCAGTCGCGTTCTTCGCGGATCCCATTTCCCGACCGATGTTGTCGGAGGGGCGATATTGGGCGTCCTCAGCGGGTTCCTTGCCGCTGCCCCGTGGCAGCAGTGGCGCACCTCACTGCAAGACGGGCTACGGTATGCGGCGATTGGAACCTCAACCCTATTTGCCCTGCTCTGGACGTTATCCCACCGAATGGACGATGGAATCGTCGGCGTTCTGTTTGTCGTTCTGGGTGCAGTCGCAATCGTCGGTGGCTTGTGGCTCAGGCGAACCTATTGGTTCGGCGGGAAAGAGTCGGTAACCAATCGGCAGATGAATACCTCCACATTGCTTATGGCATATGGTTTGGCCGCGATGACGACCTCACCGCTGGTACTCTCCTCGGTCGGATTTTCCTGCCTCGCGTACTGGTTCTCTGCAAGAGACCGCTTCCATGAGTCTGGCGAAGAATCGCCTGGCTGGTCGGTGATGTGGGAAGGCGCCCTGCTGGGAGGGCTGGCCCTTGCCGCTCTGATTCTCGTTGATGCCCGCGGAGTTCTGCCTTTTCAGTGA
- a CDS encoding PD40 domain-containing protein → MKRRHKAGTIWVWGLCVLVGIPTFVLAADQEKTASVSSRSIERHLANIRQLTFGRQNAEAYFSFSGTKLIFQSTNNWPKNSQAATSKPADTGLGCYQMYVMDLETETAQLISTGAGATTCGYFFPGDGRVLYSSTHAAGPGCPPKPKRDGAYRWALDDYDIYAVGLDGQQTQRLTSSPGYDAEATIAPNGKTIVWTSVKDGDLDLYAMNLDGTNVRRLTDDVGYDGGAFFSPDSTRIVYRAAHPTDPTETAKYQDLLAQRLVEPGQLEIFVMNADGSGKKQVTSTGASNFSPYFHPDGRRIIFSSNIETRGNGGRPSFHLYLVRDDGTGLERLTTEGHFNSFPMFSPDGKRLVWVSDRNAKAPGEFNVFLADWVP, encoded by the coding sequence TTGAAACGACGTCATAAGGCTGGAACAATTTGGGTCTGGGGACTTTGTGTGCTAGTCGGCATTCCCACCTTTGTGCTGGCGGCTGATCAAGAGAAGACAGCCTCGGTTTCATCACGATCCATAGAACGCCACCTGGCCAACATTCGTCAGCTTACATTTGGACGTCAGAACGCCGAAGCCTATTTCTCGTTCAGCGGTACCAAATTGATCTTTCAATCGACAAACAATTGGCCGAAGAATTCGCAAGCGGCCACCTCAAAGCCGGCCGATACCGGGTTGGGCTGTTATCAAATGTATGTGATGGATTTGGAAACCGAGACGGCCCAGCTGATCAGTACCGGTGCGGGGGCGACGACATGTGGGTACTTTTTCCCCGGTGACGGGCGGGTGCTCTATTCGTCCACTCATGCCGCCGGCCCCGGTTGTCCTCCGAAGCCAAAACGGGACGGAGCGTATCGCTGGGCGCTCGATGATTACGATATCTACGCCGTCGGTCTTGATGGACAGCAGACGCAGAGACTGACATCGTCCCCGGGATATGACGCGGAGGCTACCATCGCGCCCAATGGGAAAACCATCGTGTGGACGTCGGTGAAGGACGGAGACCTCGATCTCTATGCCATGAATCTCGACGGCACGAATGTTCGACGTCTTACGGATGACGTCGGCTACGACGGCGGGGCATTTTTTTCACCCGACAGCACACGAATCGTCTATCGGGCGGCTCATCCAACCGACCCAACGGAAACGGCGAAGTACCAGGACCTGTTGGCACAACGGCTGGTTGAACCCGGTCAGCTTGAAATTTTTGTCATGAATGCCGATGGGTCAGGAAAAAAGCAGGTGACGTCGACCGGCGCCTCGAATTTCTCTCCCTATTTTCACCCGGACGGCAGACGCATCATCTTTTCTTCCAACATAGAGACGAGAGGGAATGGAGGTCGGCCCAGTTTCCATCTCTATCTGGTGCGTGACGACGGAACCGGGCTGGAACGTCTGACCACGGAAGGTCACTTCAATAGCTTTCCCATGTTTTCACCGGACGGAAAACGCCTTGTGTGGGTATCCGATCGGAATGCGAAAGCACCGGGCGAGTTCAACGTGTTTCTGGCCGACTGGGTTCCTTGA
- a CDS encoding response regulator: MNKLLIVDDDQMNCDLLQNVFTRLGYRVISTTSGREGLSLFRAHRPRVTLLDLRMPEMDGLTILKEIRAIDPQAPVIILGGGATEVQENQARTLRATDFIRKGLSLDVLVEAVNRISQLPAQSTNVPLQLDNGSVAEQIDESILVVDDEPLVCDLLVRFLSLRGYRALGVKDGHDALRMVEDTPPDAILLDMIMPGLPGIDVLRALREKDYSGGIIIMTGSQNEELLEEAWKLGPQEILLKPVDLERLLTAIQLVLVCREC, encoded by the coding sequence ATGAACAAACTCTTGATCGTGGACGACGATCAGATGAACTGCGATTTGTTGCAGAACGTGTTCACCCGCCTAGGGTACCGGGTCATTTCGACGACCAGCGGACGAGAAGGTCTTAGTCTATTTCGCGCCCACCGCCCGAGGGTTACCCTTCTGGACCTGCGGATGCCGGAGATGGACGGATTAACTATTTTGAAGGAAATCCGGGCGATCGACCCTCAAGCGCCGGTGATTATCCTGGGGGGTGGCGCGACGGAAGTCCAAGAGAATCAAGCAAGGACCCTACGGGCAACCGATTTCATTAGAAAAGGGCTGTCCCTGGACGTCCTTGTCGAAGCGGTCAATCGAATCTCACAGCTTCCTGCCCAATCGACCAACGTGCCACTTCAGCTTGATAACGGAAGTGTGGCTGAGCAGATCGATGAGTCGATCTTGGTCGTCGACGACGAACCGCTCGTATGCGATCTCCTTGTCCGGTTCCTGAGCCTGCGCGGCTATCGAGCACTCGGCGTTAAAGACGGCCACGATGCGCTGCGGATGGTGGAAGATACGCCGCCCGATGCGATCCTGCTCGACATGATCATGCCCGGACTGCCGGGGATCGATGTGCTCCGTGCGCTACGTGAGAAAGACTACTCAGGCGGCATCATCATTATGACCGGGAGTCAGAACGAGGAGTTGCTCGAAGAAGCCTGGAAGTTAGGACCCCAAGAGATCCTTTTGAAACCGGTCGATCTCGAGCGCCTCCTGACCGCGATCCAGCTTGTACTCGTCTGCCGCGAGTGTTAA
- the ftsY gene encoding signal recognition particle-docking protein FtsY: MGWFQRLSEGLGKTRHIVQQSLDRFLGRAPDQELLEDLEAALLTADLGARVVDRVMRQVSEETRGAEAKTSEGLQNVLSRSLYGILKTVSGTTLEQLINEGPRPFVILVVGVNGVGKTTTIAKIAQRVTQAGRRSLLVAGDTFRAAAIEQLQVWGDRVGAEVIRQRHGADPAAVAFDGIVAAKARKADVVLIDTAGRLHTKSNLMDELRKVKRVIGQELPGAPHEVLLVLDATVGQNALSQARQFHDAVGVTGLVLTKLDGTARGGIVVAIADELKLPLRLIGVGEGAEDLQDFNAEAFVAALFGQPASCS; the protein is encoded by the coding sequence ATGGGATGGTTTCAACGACTGAGCGAAGGACTCGGCAAGACACGACATATCGTGCAGCAGTCGCTGGATCGCTTTCTTGGACGGGCGCCGGACCAAGAGCTTCTTGAGGATCTTGAAGCGGCCCTCCTCACTGCAGATCTGGGCGCTCGGGTCGTCGATCGCGTGATGCGGCAGGTCAGTGAGGAAACACGCGGGGCAGAGGCGAAAACCTCGGAAGGGCTTCAGAATGTCCTGAGCCGGTCGCTTTACGGCATATTGAAGACGGTATCGGGAACGACACTGGAACAGCTCATTAATGAAGGCCCTAGACCGTTTGTCATTCTGGTCGTCGGGGTGAATGGTGTCGGGAAAACGACTACGATCGCCAAGATCGCACAGCGGGTGACGCAGGCTGGGCGTCGATCACTGCTCGTAGCCGGGGATACCTTTCGGGCCGCCGCCATTGAACAATTGCAAGTGTGGGGTGATCGGGTCGGAGCGGAGGTGATTCGCCAGCGCCACGGTGCCGATCCTGCGGCAGTTGCGTTCGATGGAATCGTCGCGGCCAAAGCCAGGAAGGCGGACGTGGTGTTGATCGATACAGCCGGCCGCTTGCATACGAAGTCAAATCTTATGGACGAACTGCGGAAAGTGAAACGGGTGATTGGCCAGGAATTGCCCGGTGCCCCACATGAAGTGTTGTTGGTGTTGGATGCCACCGTCGGGCAGAACGCGCTGTCCCAAGCCCGTCAGTTCCATGATGCGGTGGGCGTCACCGGGCTGGTTCTGACGAAGCTGGACGGGACTGCACGAGGTGGGATCGTCGTGGCGATTGCCGACGAATTGAAGCTTCCCCTTCGCCTGATCGGTGTAGGAGAAGGAGCTGAGGACCTGCAGGACTTCAATGCCGAAGCGTTTGTGGCGGCTCTGTTCGGCCAGCCGGCTTCCTGCTCATAA
- the ybeY gene encoding rRNA maturation RNase YbeY, producing the protein MGVYLRVSLTRLAVRHASLVHLAERVLKAVGEPKSELSLELVGDVRIRRLNREYRKQDRTTDVLAFSTREAVLPGGVRPASGMLGDVVISLPTAVRQAKEGGRSIDEELAMLLVHGVLHLCGYDHERSAREAARMSRRERAVLGMIAPVPCLVTGRAGRPTKDR; encoded by the coding sequence ATGGGTGTCTATCTTCGCGTGAGCCTCACGCGACTTGCCGTGCGGCACGCTTCCTTGGTACATCTGGCCGAGCGTGTGTTGAAGGCTGTCGGCGAGCCGAAGTCGGAGTTGAGCCTAGAGTTGGTAGGGGACGTACGCATACGCCGATTGAATCGTGAGTATCGCAAGCAGGATCGAACCACGGACGTGTTGGCTTTCTCTACCCGTGAGGCGGTCTTGCCCGGAGGCGTGCGCCCCGCGAGCGGCATGCTCGGCGATGTCGTGATTTCTTTACCGACTGCGGTTCGCCAAGCCAAAGAAGGCGGACGATCGATCGATGAGGAGCTCGCCATGCTCTTGGTACATGGAGTGCTTCATCTTTGCGGATACGATCATGAACGGAGTGCGCGCGAAGCGGCGCGAATGTCGCGTCGCGAACGAGCCGTTCTTGGAATGATCGCTCCCGTGCCTTGCCTCGTAACTGGTCGTGCCGGACGGCCCACAAAGGATCGCTAA
- a CDS encoding PhoH family protein has protein sequence MRKLKLREGTNTAVLFGHHDRHLKLIEDELGVRLSARGEELTLDGLPEAVRQAERILLELASLTNEGITLQAEDVTHALSALRRTPEASLRDVLGQSAMIVTKKRFVGPKSPTQKVYIEAIEQHDIVIGIGPAGTGKTYLAMAMAVSALMNKEVSRIILARPAVEAGEKLGFLPGDIYEKVNPYLRPLYDALFDMMDMERANRLIERGDIEIAPLAFMRGRTLNDSFVILDEAQNATAEQMKMFLTRLGFHSKVVVTGDITQVDLPTDRVSGLIQVKEILRDVEGIAFVYFDETDVVRHRLVQEIIKAYDRHQSMSGDPRSTREPGTASQRQPSNPRKSPATSPSSRDLPGSSH, from the coding sequence GTGCGTAAGCTCAAATTACGAGAAGGCACCAATACCGCCGTCCTGTTCGGTCATCACGACCGACATCTCAAGCTAATTGAAGACGAACTGGGTGTACGGCTTTCCGCACGGGGCGAAGAACTTACTTTGGATGGCCTTCCTGAAGCTGTCCGTCAAGCAGAACGTATCCTCCTCGAACTCGCCTCCCTGACCAACGAAGGTATTACTCTGCAAGCCGAAGATGTCACCCACGCCCTCAGCGCATTGCGCCGAACTCCCGAGGCTTCCCTCAGAGACGTGCTTGGCCAATCGGCGATGATTGTGACCAAAAAGCGTTTCGTCGGCCCCAAGTCTCCGACTCAAAAAGTCTACATCGAAGCGATCGAGCAGCACGATATTGTCATTGGCATCGGGCCGGCCGGAACAGGCAAGACCTATCTGGCCATGGCTATGGCAGTCAGTGCCTTGATGAACAAGGAGGTGAGTCGGATCATTCTTGCCCGGCCTGCGGTCGAGGCAGGGGAGAAACTCGGCTTCCTGCCGGGCGACATCTATGAAAAAGTAAATCCCTATCTGCGGCCTCTCTACGACGCGCTGTTCGACATGATGGACATGGAACGGGCAAACCGGTTGATCGAGCGAGGGGATATTGAGATCGCGCCGCTGGCTTTCATGCGTGGGAGAACGCTGAACGATTCCTTCGTTATTCTGGATGAAGCGCAAAATGCAACCGCTGAGCAGATGAAGATGTTCCTCACCCGGCTGGGCTTCCATTCGAAAGTGGTGGTGACCGGGGATATCACGCAGGTGGATCTGCCGACCGACCGAGTCTCGGGCCTCATTCAGGTTAAAGAGATACTTCGCGATGTTGAGGGGATCGCCTTCGTCTACTTCGATGAGACAGACGTCGTAAGACACCGACTGGTCCAAGAGATTATTAAGGCGTACGATCGTCATCAGTCAATGAGTGGTGATCCTCGATCGACTCGCGAGCCGGGTACCGCTTCGCAGCGTCAACCCTCGAACCCACGCAAGTCTCCGGCCACCAGCCCGTCATCTCGCGACCTCCCCGGAAGTTCTCATTGA